GGCTGCCGAAAGCCCTTATCCACCATAATGTTCCGGGTCAGCCCATTCATGACCTGTTAAGCACAGCCGATCGATGCTGGGCAGCAGCGGCCCCACACGGCGTCTTCGGCCCCCGGGTCCGCTGGCGCATGATGTTGAAAGCACTGCGCGACAACGGATTTCCTGTTGAGCAGCAGAGGCGTCAAGTTCGTGACTGCATCTTGACGACTCCATGGTCATCAGTGGCCCCGGTGACCGACCTGCCGCGCTAGGCTGACCCTATGCGGATTGTGTTGGCGCAGATCACCAGCGGTACCGACCCCACCGAGAACCTGGCCACGGTGGCGGCCACGGTTCGAGACGCTGCGGTGCAAGGCGCCGGCCTGGTGGTGTTCCCGGAGGCCACCATGTGCCGGTTCGGTGTACCGCTGGGCCCGGTCGCACAGCCGGTGGACGGGCGATGGGCCGACAGCGTCCGCGCGATCGCACAGGAGGCAGGCCTGACCGTCGTCGTCGGCATGTTCACCCCGGCTGCCGACGGACGCGTCCACAACACCCTGCTGGCCACCGGCCCGGGTGTCGATACGCATTACAACAAGATTCACCTGTACGACGCATTCGGCTTCCGCGAATCGGCGACCGTCGCACCCGGTCACGAACCCGTGCTCATCTCGGTCGACGGTGTGGCCGTGGGGCTGACCACCTGCTACGACATCCGCTTTCCGGCCCTCTACACCGATCTGGCACGGCGCGGCGCTCAGGTGATCACGGTCAGCGCCTCATGGGCCGCCGGCACCGGCAAATGGGATCAGTGGACACTGCTGGCGCGCGCCCGGGCGGCCGACTCGACATGCTTCGTGGCGGCCGCCGACCAGGCCCTACCCGCATTGGAGGCACCGGCCCACGGTTCGCCCACGGGAATCGGCGGCAGCCTGCTGGCCTCGCCGACGGGCGAACTCATCGCCCAGGCCGGTCCCGACCCGGAGCTCATCGTGGCGGATCTGCATCTGGACGCGGTGGAGCAGACCCGCAAGATCTTGCCGGTCCTTAACCCGTCCTCAGCCGAGTAAGGCACAATCGCGCGGGTGACGACACC
The nucleotide sequence above comes from Mycobacteroides saopaulense. Encoded proteins:
- a CDS encoding carbon-nitrogen hydrolase family protein — its product is MRIVLAQITSGTDPTENLATVAATVRDAAVQGAGLVVFPEATMCRFGVPLGPVAQPVDGRWADSVRAIAQEAGLTVVVGMFTPAADGRVHNTLLATGPGVDTHYNKIHLYDAFGFRESATVAPGHEPVLISVDGVAVGLTTCYDIRFPALYTDLARRGAQVITVSASWAAGTGKWDQWTLLARARAADSTCFVAAADQALPALEAPAHGSPTGIGGSLLASPTGELIAQAGPDPELIVADLHLDAVEQTRKILPVLNPSSAE